From Canis lupus baileyi chromosome 16, mCanLup2.hap1, whole genome shotgun sequence, a single genomic window includes:
- the LOC140607511 gene encoding keratin, type I cytoskeletal 26-like translates to MSFQLSSGARRVCSRASPGWLSGGGPGFGAGNVCRGSGAGSNISCALGSISSGGGFYHGGGGVCAGFLGNEHGLLSGNEKVTMQNLNDRLACYLDHVRALEEANADLEQKIKAWYEKYGPGSCRGLDHDYTRYFSIIEDLKKQIISVTTSNSSIILQNDNARLTADDFRLKYENELTLHQSVEADINGLHRVLDELTLCTTDLEIQFETLSEELAYLKKNHESEMKVLQCAAGGDVNVEVNAAPGVDLTVLLNNMRAEYEDLAEQNRRDVETWFNEKSASLQQQISDDAGAATTARNELTELKRNLQTLEIELQSVMATKHSYECSLAETEGNYCIQLQQIQDQIGAMEEELQQIRTETEGQKLEYEQLLDIKIFLEKEIETYCKLIDGEERKSKSTCYKSKGRGPIHSENQVKDSKEEIVVKTVVEELDQLGNVLSLRVHSVEEKSSKISNITMEQRVSSKAP, encoded by the exons ATGTCTTTTCAACTTTCTAGTGGAGCTAGGAGAGTCTGCTCACGAGCTAGCCCGGGGTGGCTGTCTGGTGGCGGTCCAGGCTTTGGAGCTGGGAATGTGTGCCGTGGATCTGGAGCAGGAAGTAACATTTCTTGTGCTCTTGGGAGCATTTCTTCTGGAGGAGGTTTCTATCATGGTGGTGGGGGTGTCTGTGCTGGTTTTCTGGGAAATGAGCATGGCCTCCTTTCTGGGAATGAAAAGGTGACCATGCAGAACCTCAATGACCGCCTGGCGTGCTACCTGGACCATGTACGAGCTCTGGAGGAGGCCAATGCAGACCTAGAGCAGAAAATCAAGGCCTGGTATGAGAAATATGGGCCTGGTTCTTGCCGGGGACTAGATCATGACTATACTAGATATTTCTCTATCATTGAGGATCTTAAAAAGCAG ATTATTTCTGTGACCACCAGTAACTCCAGCATTATACTACAAAATGACAATGCCAGACTGACCGCTGATGACTTCAGGCTGAA GTATGAAAACGAACTTACTCTACACCAGAGCGTCGAGGCCGACATCAATGGTCTTCACAGGGTTCTGGATGAGTTGACCCTTTGTACAACTGACCTGGAGATACAGTTTGAAACACTCAGTGAGGAATTGGCATACCTCAAAAAAAATCACGAGTCG GAAATGAAAGTCCTGCAGTGTGCAGCGGGCGGGGATGTGAATGTGGAGGTGAACGCAGCCCCAGGTGTGGACCTCACAGTCCTGCTGAACAACATGAGGGCCGAGTATGAGGACTTGGCCGAGCAGAACCGCAGGGACGTGGAGACCTGGTTCAACGAGAAG AGTGCTTCACTGCAACAGCAGATTTCTGATGATGCAGGAGCGGCCACCACAGCTAGGAATGAGCTGACGGAGCTGAAACGCAATCTGCAAACCTTGGAAATAGAACTTCAGTCAGTCATGGCTACG AAACATTCCTATGAATGCTCCCTGGCCGAAACGGAAGGCAATTACTGCATCCAGCTCCAGCAAATTCAGGACCAGATTGGAGCTATGGAGGAAGAACTGCAACAAATTCGCACAGAGACAGAAGGCCAGAAGCTGGAGTATGAACAGCTCCTtgacatcaaaatatttttagagaaagaaatagaaacgtATTGCAAATTAATAGATGGAGAAGAAAG AAAAAGCAAGTCCACATGCTACAAATCAAAAGGACGTGGGCCCATACATTCTGAAAATCAAGTCAAAG actcAAAAGAAGAAATTGTTGTCAAAACAGTGGTTGAGGAACTAGATCAACTTGGTAATGTCCTTTCATTGAGGGTCCATTCAGTTGAAGAAAAATCCTCTAAAATAAGCAACATTACAATGGAGCAACGAGTGTCTTCTAAAGCACCATAG